In one window of Marinifilum sp. JC120 DNA:
- a CDS encoding 2-hydroxyacyl-CoA dehydratase, whose protein sequence is MEKASYTDMWENLNLDIEAHEGLLEVLGKFYGDIYMSQQGRLQGMEYLDFVLSEVHGLRIQELVDAQKQGRKIIGTFCVFVPEELTLAVDAIQVGLCAGADAGTEAAETVVPRNTCALIKSFIGFKMAKICPYTESCDLIIGETTCDGKKKAYEAFGEMAPMYVMEIPQRKEASDRELWKAEVMRYKEKLEKLTGKTITAETLKKSIKTVNDKRRALQRLNTLRAAVPTPISGRDVLLINQVSFYDDPVRFTNSINALCDQIEERIAKSEGIVPEKTPRLMLAGCPMAVPNWKLPYIVESSGAVVVSEESCIGTRNSRDLVDESAETVEEMIDAICDRYMKIDCACFTPNNERLENITKLAKETKVDGVIHYSLMFCQPYTHETFKVEKALADSEVPMLAIETDYSMEDVEQLKTRVEAFVEIIS, encoded by the coding sequence ATGGAAAAAGCTTCGTACACCGATATGTGGGAAAACCTGAACCTCGATATTGAAGCTCATGAAGGGCTGCTGGAAGTTCTGGGAAAATTCTACGGTGACATCTACATGAGCCAGCAGGGCCGCTTGCAGGGTATGGAATATCTTGATTTCGTACTCTCAGAGGTCCACGGTCTGCGTATTCAGGAATTGGTGGATGCCCAAAAACAAGGCCGCAAAATTATCGGTACTTTCTGCGTTTTTGTTCCCGAAGAATTGACCCTTGCAGTGGATGCCATCCAAGTGGGACTCTGCGCCGGAGCTGATGCCGGAACTGAGGCAGCCGAGACCGTTGTCCCCCGCAACACCTGCGCCCTGATCAAATCTTTCATCGGTTTCAAAATGGCCAAAATCTGCCCTTACACCGAATCCTGCGACCTGATCATCGGTGAAACCACCTGCGACGGCAAAAAGAAAGCCTACGAGGCATTCGGAGAAATGGCCCCCATGTACGTCATGGAAATCCCCCAGCGCAAGGAAGCTTCAGACCGTGAACTCTGGAAAGCCGAAGTAATGCGTTACAAAGAAAAACTTGAAAAGCTGACCGGAAAAACCATCACCGCCGAAACTCTCAAGAAATCCATCAAAACCGTCAATGACAAGCGTCGTGCCCTGCAACGGTTGAACACCCTGCGCGCCGCTGTACCCACTCCCATTTCCGGGCGTGATGTGCTGCTTATCAATCAGGTCAGTTTTTATGATGATCCGGTGCGCTTCACCAACTCCATCAACGCCCTTTGCGACCAGATCGAAGAACGCATCGCCAAAAGTGAAGGCATCGTTCCTGAAAAAACTCCCCGGCTCATGCTGGCAGGGTGCCCCATGGCTGTGCCCAACTGGAAGCTGCCCTACATCGTGGAAAGCTCCGGCGCGGTGGTTGTTTCCGAAGAATCCTGTATCGGAACCCGTAACTCCCGTGATCTGGTAGACGAATCCGCTGAGACCGTAGAAGAAATGATCGACGCAATCTGCGACCGCTACATGAAAATCGACTGTGCCTGCTTCACTCCCAACAATGAACGTTTGGAAAACATCACCAAGCTGGCTAAAGAAACCAAAGTGGATGGCGTAATCCATTATTCACTCATGTTCTGTCAGCCATACACCCACGAAACTTTCAAAGTGGAAAAAGCTCTTGCCGATTCCGAAGTGCCCATGCTGGCAATCGAAACAGATTACAGCATGGAAGATGTAGAGCAATTAAAGACCCGTGTTGAAGCATTTGTAGAAATTATATCTTAG
- the pbpC gene encoding penicillin-binding protein 1C: MRKRNLFIFGGVVFFLIASFFALDLLFPFPKHKLHPPVASVVRDREGKALRIFLPPDGARRMHADFAKVSPELKKTLIASEDRWFEYHPGINPVSIIRAAVANIAAGRVVSGASTIPMQIARMAEPKKRTLWAKSIEAFRALQLKLHHSNDELLEIYLNMLPYGGNIVGVGAASHFYFGHAPDTLSLGESALLTTIPRGPVFYDPLRNPQQARAGRNRIMLQLAEKGVFPTDEIERNMKLPLPDSIRPVPLKAPHFCRMVLERGGRVPETITTLNSDLQQYAQNMLETHVARLRGDDIDNAACVIIHIPSREIRALVGSADFFEKGFGGAINLAGTKRSPGSTLKPFIYGLAFDQGKLVPESFVYDIPVDYAGYSPQNYDHMYHGQVTVRQALAKSLNIPAVNTLARTGVAEFIDLLKKGGISTLEKAPMEYGLPLALGGCEIKLTELTNLYASLADGGKFKPFSVTAGENNISAQILSPESAWLVLEMLSSVTRPEMNETWMLTRDMPEAAWKTGTSFGHRDAWAVGISGNYAIGVWVGNPDGRPRKGISGAVHAGPLLFDLLRLAAPGGKLPQPPEGSGISEVEVCAHSRQLPGPFCSKRTTMRTLSGKTRLHPCEDCRQIFVDGKSGYRISGECLGRKGIKTKIIRTIPAKLARWRAENNLEIPQLPPLAPDCDLIPSGIAPKIISPAANTPYLLRKDTPLKFQQIALKAEAGPDSGTLHWFLDGRLVSQGKFDEKLFTEISVGKHRISVSDEIGRVDAVEFEVR, translated from the coding sequence ATGAGGAAGAGAAATTTATTTATATTTGGTGGAGTCGTATTCTTCCTGATCGCGTCCTTTTTTGCGCTCGATCTACTTTTCCCGTTTCCTAAGCACAAGCTGCATCCTCCTGTTGCCTCGGTTGTTAGAGACCGTGAAGGCAAAGCCTTGCGTATTTTCCTGCCCCCGGATGGGGCGCGGCGTATGCATGCGGACTTTGCAAAGGTTTCACCGGAATTAAAAAAGACTCTCATTGCTTCGGAAGATCGATGGTTTGAATACCATCCGGGGATTAATCCGGTTTCAATTATTCGTGCTGCTGTTGCCAATATCGCTGCCGGACGTGTTGTTTCCGGGGCCTCGACTATCCCCATGCAGATTGCGCGCATGGCTGAGCCGAAGAAGAGAACTTTATGGGCAAAAAGTATTGAAGCTTTCCGGGCTTTGCAGCTTAAGCTGCATCATTCTAATGATGAACTGCTGGAAATTTACCTGAACATGCTACCCTATGGCGGAAATATCGTCGGCGTTGGAGCGGCTTCCCATTTTTATTTCGGGCATGCCCCGGACACTCTTTCACTTGGTGAATCTGCCTTACTGACCACCATTCCGCGTGGACCTGTTTTTTATGATCCACTACGCAATCCGCAGCAGGCGCGGGCAGGACGAAATCGGATTATGCTCCAATTAGCGGAAAAGGGAGTTTTCCCTACGGATGAAATTGAACGCAACATGAAGTTGCCGTTACCGGATTCTATTCGTCCCGTACCGCTCAAGGCTCCTCATTTTTGCCGCATGGTTTTAGAACGCGGTGGTCGAGTTCCTGAAACAATCACCACCCTTAATTCCGACTTACAGCAATATGCTCAGAACATGCTGGAGACCCACGTGGCCCGTTTGCGTGGGGATGACATAGACAACGCAGCCTGCGTAATCATTCATATTCCTAGCCGTGAGATACGGGCATTGGTCGGTTCAGCGGACTTCTTTGAAAAAGGATTCGGTGGGGCAATTAATCTGGCTGGCACCAAACGTTCTCCCGGCTCGACCCTCAAACCTTTTATTTACGGGCTGGCCTTTGATCAGGGCAAGCTGGTCCCGGAATCATTTGTATATGACATCCCGGTGGATTACGCAGGATACTCCCCGCAAAACTACGACCACATGTACCACGGACAGGTCACGGTTCGGCAGGCCCTTGCCAAGTCCCTCAACATCCCGGCAGTAAACACTCTCGCCCGAACCGGGGTGGCGGAATTCATCGATCTGCTCAAAAAAGGCGGGATCAGCACTCTTGAGAAAGCTCCAATGGAGTACGGTTTGCCCCTTGCGCTTGGCGGATGTGAAATCAAGCTGACCGAATTGACGAATCTTTATGCATCGCTGGCTGATGGCGGGAAATTTAAACCATTCAGCGTCACTGCCGGGGAAAACAATATCAGCGCGCAGATTCTTTCCCCGGAATCAGCATGGCTGGTCCTTGAAATGCTTTCCTCAGTGACCAGACCGGAAATGAACGAAACATGGATGCTCACCCGCGACATGCCCGAAGCCGCGTGGAAAACCGGAACATCATTCGGTCATCGAGACGCATGGGCTGTAGGGATTTCAGGGAATTACGCCATCGGCGTCTGGGTAGGCAACCCGGACGGCAGGCCGCGCAAGGGTATTTCCGGGGCAGTCCATGCCGGACCGCTGCTCTTTGACCTGCTCCGTCTGGCTGCTCCCGGCGGAAAACTGCCCCAGCCGCCGGAAGGTTCCGGCATCAGCGAGGTGGAAGTCTGCGCCCATAGTCGACAGCTTCCCGGCCCGTTCTGTTCCAAGCGCACCACCATGCGTACCCTTTCCGGTAAAACACGGCTGCATCCCTGTGAAGATTGCCGACAAATTTTCGTGGACGGTAAAAGCGGTTACCGCATTTCCGGGGAATGTCTCGGACGCAAGGGCATCAAAACAAAAATAATCCGCACCATCCCTGCTAAGCTGGCAAGATGGCGGGCTGAAAACAACCTCGAAATACCTCAGTTGCCACCACTAGCCCCGGATTGCGACCTGATTCCATCCGGCATCGCCCCGAAAATTATCTCCCCGGCAGCGAATACACCCTATTTACTACGCAAGGACACCCCGCTGAAATTCCAGCAGATAGCCCTCAAAGCCGAAGCAGGCCCGGACAGCGGAACCCTACACTGGTTCCTTGATGGCCGATTGGTAAGTCAGGGAAAGTTTGATGAAAAGCTGTTCACTGAAATAAGTGTCGGGAAACACAGGATTTCAGTAAGTGATGAGATTGGGCGGGTGGATGCTGTGGAGTTTGAGGTGCGTTAA
- a CDS encoding 30S ribosomal protein S1 — protein MSEKNLETNGEENFAELFEAFQSESNDNLQVGDQIKGTVISITKDSVFVDTGSKVDGIVDRDELTNEEGELTVKDGDSVELYVISMNNNEIVLSKAMSGAGGLNMLREAYENKVPVEGKVAETCKGGFRVKMMHRKVFCPVSQIDTSFVEDAEAFVGSTHNFQVIKFEENGRNVVVSRRVLLEQEQEKVREQFMQDVQPDAVLDGKVTKLMPFGAFVELAPGVEGMVHISELSWSRSAKPEDIVQPGDEVTVRILAMEPRKDGKGLKIGLSLKQLQADPWDEVGDKFNAGDKISGTVVRCADFGAFVEIAPGIEGLVHISEMSYTKRVHKPEDEVSPGQEVAVMVKDIDPVKRRIGLSMKDAAGDPWMDMEDTFKVGQGVEGTVENRAEFGIFINLAPGITGLLPMSRITRSGKQAELEALKPGDKVTISIEEINTSDRKVTLTAGDAKKADGDNDWKEYTKSAPKKSASRKSAPRTSSTSGGSGGFGGLLGDKLQAALKNKK, from the coding sequence ATGTCCGAGAAAAACTTGGAAACAAATGGCGAAGAGAACTTTGCCGAACTGTTTGAAGCCTTCCAGTCCGAATCCAACGACAACCTTCAGGTCGGAGACCAAATCAAAGGAACTGTCATTTCCATCACCAAAGATTCCGTGTTTGTTGACACCGGGTCCAAGGTAGATGGAATTGTCGACCGCGATGAGCTGACCAATGAAGAAGGCGAACTGACAGTTAAGGACGGAGACAGCGTGGAACTCTACGTTATCTCCATGAACAACAATGAAATCGTACTTTCCAAAGCCATGTCCGGCGCGGGCGGTCTCAATATGCTGCGTGAAGCATACGAGAACAAAGTCCCGGTCGAAGGCAAGGTTGCAGAAACCTGCAAAGGCGGCTTCAGAGTTAAAATGATGCACCGCAAAGTGTTCTGCCCGGTCAGCCAGATCGACACCTCGTTTGTCGAAGACGCTGAAGCTTTTGTTGGCAGCACCCACAATTTTCAGGTCATCAAGTTCGAAGAAAACGGTCGCAACGTCGTTGTTTCCAGAAGAGTTCTTCTCGAACAGGAACAGGAAAAAGTCCGCGAGCAGTTTATGCAGGACGTCCAGCCCGATGCGGTTCTCGACGGTAAAGTCACCAAACTGATGCCTTTCGGCGCATTTGTTGAACTCGCACCCGGCGTAGAAGGCATGGTTCACATTTCTGAACTGAGCTGGTCCCGCTCCGCCAAGCCGGAGGACATCGTCCAGCCCGGTGATGAAGTAACTGTACGCATCCTTGCCATGGAGCCGCGCAAAGACGGTAAAGGCCTCAAAATAGGCCTGTCCCTCAAGCAGCTTCAGGCAGATCCTTGGGATGAAGTAGGCGACAAGTTCAATGCCGGCGATAAAATCAGCGGCACTGTTGTCCGCTGTGCCGACTTCGGTGCTTTCGTTGAAATCGCACCCGGCATTGAAGGTCTCGTGCACATTTCCGAGATGAGCTACACCAAGCGCGTACACAAGCCGGAAGACGAAGTTTCCCCCGGTCAGGAAGTTGCTGTCATGGTCAAGGATATCGATCCGGTCAAACGCCGCATCGGTCTGTCCATGAAAGACGCTGCCGGTGATCCTTGGATGGATATGGAAGACACCTTCAAGGTTGGTCAGGGAGTAGAGGGTACTGTTGAGAACCGCGCTGAGTTCGGTATCTTCATCAACCTCGCTCCCGGCATTACCGGTCTGCTGCCCATGTCCCGCATTACCCGCTCCGGCAAACAGGCTGAACTTGAAGCCCTTAAGCCCGGTGACAAGGTGACCATCTCCATCGAAGAGATCAACACCTCTGACCGCAAGGTAACCCTCACCGCAGGTGACGCAAAGAAGGCTGACGGAGACAACGACTGGAAAGAATACACCAAGTCCGCTCCCAAGAAGTCCGCATCCCGCAAATCCGCTCCCAGAACTTCCTCCACCTCCGGTGGCTCCGGTGGTTTCGGCGGTCTGCTCGGTGACAAGCTTCAGGCAGCCCTGAAAAACAAAAAATAG
- a CDS encoding 3-hydroxyacyl-ACP dehydratase — protein MIAGIDIGSRSMELVVIDGDEIAIKRKLPTTFDPSSQINKILDGVKLKRIAATGYGRKLVTEELTGCECISLTEIKAYALGVSHLYPEARTILDIGGQDTKAISLLGKGKVAKFEMNDRCAAGTGKFLEHLATVFQIPIEDFGSYALEGSEPLQINSMCTVFAETEATSLMAQGKNPRDIALGLHGSIVRRTTNMLSRVGLKGPLVFAGGVANNPCVVSMLEESLDIKPLIPEEPDFAGALGAARHGKAQ, from the coding sequence ATGATAGCAGGCATTGATATTGGATCACGTTCCATGGAACTGGTGGTTATTGATGGTGATGAAATCGCCATCAAACGCAAGCTCCCCACTACTTTTGATCCATCATCGCAGATTAATAAAATTCTGGACGGCGTAAAGCTTAAACGCATTGCCGCCACCGGATATGGGCGCAAACTGGTAACTGAAGAACTTACCGGCTGCGAATGCATTTCACTCACTGAAATTAAGGCATACGCGCTGGGCGTTTCGCACCTTTACCCGGAAGCACGAACCATTCTGGATATAGGTGGGCAGGATACCAAGGCCATTTCCCTGCTCGGTAAAGGAAAAGTGGCAAAATTTGAAATGAATGACCGTTGCGCTGCCGGGACCGGAAAATTTCTGGAACATCTGGCGACTGTATTTCAGATTCCCATTGAAGATTTCGGAAGCTATGCGCTGGAAGGTAGCGAACCGCTCCAGATCAACAGTATGTGTACTGTTTTTGCTGAGACCGAAGCCACCTCGCTCATGGCGCAGGGCAAAAATCCGCGCGATATTGCGCTGGGTCTGCATGGGTCCATTGTACGCCGCACAACCAATATGCTGAGCCGGGTTGGTTTGAAAGGACCGCTGGTCTTTGCCGGAGGAGTTGCAAACAACCCCTGTGTTGTCAGTATGTTAGAAGAATCACTAGACATAAAACCGCTCATTCCTGAAGAACCAGATTTCGCAGGGGCACTGGGCGCGGCTAGGCACGGAAAAGCGCAATAA